A single genomic interval of Musa acuminata AAA Group cultivar baxijiao chromosome BXJ3-4, Cavendish_Baxijiao_AAA, whole genome shotgun sequence harbors:
- the LOC135635719 gene encoding hexosyltransferase GAUT11-like produces the protein MRRQAPEFRRPARRRVPCWMWSLLGISFVVGVVLFFFQHRQDQHAAPVQEKGLTNEEVMHISLNLTQELLSSSSFARQLAVQMTLAKAYVVIAKEHNNLQFAWELSSQIKNCQWLLSQAAVRGKNITEEEAHPIINQLAQLIFKAQDFHYDVSTTISTLRSHALALEERANSAIVQSVQFGQLAMEAMSKSLHCLSMKLTEEWFRNPALERFSDEMRNSPRLVDNNLYHFCIFSDNVLATSVVINSTVSSADHPQQLVFHVVTDEVNYWAMTTWFLMNDFRGCTVEIRSIKEFSWLNASYSPLIRQLFQDSLKDQSGEMNFKDLRFESRLNHLRFYIPQLLPLLEKVLFLDDDIVVQKDLTPLYTVELHGNVMGAVETCLEAFHRFYKYLNFSNPIINSKFDPQACGWAFGMNIIDLIAWKKVNVTAKYHYWQEQNADRMLWKAGTLSPGLLTFYGLIEPLDRRWHVLGLGYDKDIDDRLIESAAVVHYNGNMKPWLELAIGRYKHLWERYINFRHPSITGCIMH, from the exons atgcggcggcaggcgcccgaGTTCCGGCGCCCGGCGAGGAGGCGCGTCCCCTGTTGGATGTGGTCGTTACTTGGGATCTCTTTCGTCGTGGGGGTGGTTCTCTTCTTCTTTCAGCACCGCCAGGACCAGCACGCCGCGCCTGTGCAG GAGAAGGGCCTGACCAATGAAGAAGTTATGCATATAAGTTTAAATCTCACGCAGGAACTTTTAAGTAGCTCCTCCTTTGCCAGGCAACTTGCTGTTCAGATGACCCTTGCTAAGGCATACGTAGTGATAGCCAAAGAGCATAACAACCTTCAATTTGCTTGGGAACTTAGCTCACAGATAAAGAATTGCCAATGGCTGCTCTCTCAAGCAGCTGTGAGGGGTAAAAATATCACCGAAGAAGAAGCACATCCGATAATCAATCAACTAGCGCAGCTAATATTCAAGGCCCAAGACTTCCATTATGATGTAAGCACCACTATATCAACGTTGAGGAGCCACGCTCTTGCCCTTGAAGAGCGTGCAAATTCAGCAATAGTTCAGAGCGTCCAGTTTGGTCAACTGGCTATGGAAGCTATGTCCAAAAGTCTCCATTGTTTAAGCATGAAGCTAACAGAGGAGTGGTTCAGAAATCCAGCACTTGAAAGATTTTCCGATGAAATGAGGAATTCTCCTCGGCTTGTGGACAACAACCTATACCATTTCTGTATCTTTTCTGACAATGTGCTGGCAACTTCTGTTGTCATAAATTCAACTGTCTCGAGTGCTGACCACCCTCAACAGCTTGTGTTTCATGTGGTAACTGATGAGGTTAACTACTGGGCCATGACTACTTGGTTTCTCATGAATGATTTTAGAGGGTGTACAGTAGAAATCCGAAGCATAAAGGAGTTTTCCTGGTTGAATGCCTCTTACTCTCCTCTAATTCGACAGTTATTTCAGGACAGTTTGAAAGACCAAAGTGGGGAAATGAATTTTAAGGATCTAAGATTTGAGTCTCGGTTGAACCACTTACGTTTCTACATCCCACAGTTATTACCACTATTGGAAAAGGTACTGTTTCTTGATGATGACATTGTGGTGCAGAAGGATCTAACCCCTCTATACACTGTGGAATTGCATGGCAACGTTATGGGAGCTGTGGAGACTTGTCTAGAGGCATTCCATCGGTTCTACAAGTATCTGAATTTTTCCAATCCAATCATCAACTCAAAGTTTGATCCTCAGGCATGTGGATGGGCATTTGGGATGAACATTATTGACCTCATAGCATGGAAAAAGGTAAATGTTACCGCCAAATATCACTACTGGCAGGAACAGAATGCTGATCGGATGCTCTGGAAGGCAGGGACACTTTCTCCTGGCCTCCTCACATTTTATGGGTTGATTGAGCCCCTTGACCGGAGATGGCATGTATTAGGACTGGGATATGACAAAGATATTGATGATAGGTTGATTGAGAGTGCAGCTGTTGTGCATTACAATGGGAACATGAAGCCCTGGCTGGAGCTGGCTATCGGACGATATAAGCATTTATGGGAAAGATACATCAACTTTAGACATCCATCAATTACAGGTTGCATCATGCACTAA
- the LOC103981436 gene encoding flavonol 3-sulfotransferase: protein MENTEEGLPTDQEFHHDLVSSLPLEEGMSPVRLRKYQGVWMSEYFLVGTMNAQRYFKSRPTDILLASYPKSGTTWLKAWAFATMTRTRHSFGCHPLHHLNPHECVPLLDEIAGSLESLFEIDAASDPRLISTHLPFSLLPESIKSCGCRLIYVCREPKDTLVSRWHFHGKIVTNMGKSEVIPFEKMFDMFCDDIMPCGSIWEHALGYWNEKTQTPGRVLFLKYEEMLEDPTGTLTRLAEFMGCPFTEEELRVGVPAEIVSLCSFGNLRDLAVQQNRRISPGGIMTTESFYRKGAAGDWRNHLSPEMAEKLDQITAKKLLGTGLTLGRPVSETTAMDA, encoded by the coding sequence ATGGAGAACACAGAGGAAGGCCTTCCGACTGACCAAGAGTTCCATCACGACCTCGTCTCCAGCCTTCCACTCGAGGAAGGCATGTCACCGGTGCGCCTCCGAAAGTACCAAGGCGTCTGGATGTCGGAGTACTTCCTGGTGGGCACCATGAACGCACAGCGATACTTCAAGTCTCGCCCCACCGACATCCTCCTCGCCAGCTACCCCAAGTCCGGCACCACCTGGCTCAAAGCTTGGGCCTTCGCCACCATGACCCGAACCCGTCACTCCTTCGGTTGCCATCCTCTTCACCACCTCAACCCCCATGAGTGCGTGCCACTCCTCGACGAAATTGCCGGCAGCCTCGAGAGTCTCTTCGAGATCGACGCCGCGAGCGATCCTCGCCTTATCAGCACCCACCTACCTTTCTCCCTGCTACCCGAGTCGATCAAGAGCTGTGGTTGCCGACTGATATACGTTTGCCGGGAGCCCAAAGATACGTTGGTCTCTCGGTGGCACTTCCACGGCAAGATTGTAACGAATATGGGGAAGAGCGAGGTAATTCCTTTCGAGAAGATGTTCGACATGTTCTGCGATGACATCATGCCATGCGGGTCGATATGGGAGCATGCCTTGGGCTACTGGAACGAGAAGACACAGACACCGGGGAGGGTGCTGTTCTTGAAGTATGAGGAGATGTTGGAGGATCCCACAGGAACGTTGACGAGGTTGGCGGAGTTCATGGGTTGCCCCTTCACCGAAGAGGAGCTTAGGGTGGGCGTGCCAGCGGAGATCGTAAGCCTCTGTAGTTTTGGGAACCTGAGAGATTTAGCTGTGCAACAGAACCGCAGAATCAGCCCTGGTGGTATCATGACGACGGAATCTTTCTACAGAAAAGGAGCAGCCGGGGACTGGAGGAACCATCTCAGTCCAGAGATGGCTGAGAAGTTGGATCAGATCACCGCGAAGAAGCTGCTAGGAACAGGTTTGACTCTTGGGCGTCCCGTCTCGGAGACCACCGCAATGGATGCTTAA
- the LOC103981437 gene encoding uncharacterized protein LOC103981437 translates to MMPKTHEFLLGASILVASSSFFSSRLCASALTSEEFSMQLTRAELVRLAGYGEERISSVLVAGTLLCDACLRPGSDPVTFPVPGARIGVGCRTNGESTRKTNWTCGTTDEFGEFLVDLPSHLHAAPWLEESCMVRVLLMPKECLCRSNPGMVFRDLKLSSGGNSIRVYSAGTLRCRSEVVSEQCSQEGEDEA, encoded by the exons ATGATGCCAAAGACGCATGAATTTCTTCTTGGGGCCTCCATTTTGGTGGCGTCGTCGTCGTTCTTTAGCTCCAGGTTGTGTGCTTCGGCGTTGACGAGCGAGGAGTTCTCCATGCAGCTCACGCGTGCGGAGCTTGTGCGATTGGCAGGATATGGAGAGGAGAGGATCTCCTCCGTGCTTGTCGCCGGCACCCTCCTCTGCGATGCATGCTTGAGGCCAGGATCCGACCCCGTCACCTTCCCTGTTCCAG GCGCCAGAATTGGGGTGGGATGCAGAACAAATGGGGAATCCACGAGGAAGACTAACTGGACATGTGGAACGACGGACGAGTTCGGAGAGTTCTTGGTCGATCTGCCCTCCCATCTCCATGCAGCTCCGTGGCTGGAGGAGAGCTGCATGGTGAGGGTGCTTCTCATGCCCAAGGAGTGCCTCTGCCGATCCAATCCCGGCATGGTTTTCCGGGATCTAAAGTTATCTTCAGGAGGAAACAGCATCCGCGTCTACTCTGCTGGAACTTTGCGTTGCAGGTCCGAAGTTGTCAGCGAACAGTGTTCGCAAGAGGGAGAAGACGAAGCGTGA
- the LOC103981438 gene encoding omega-hydroxypalmitate O-feruloyl transferase-like translates to MAISCVALIMDNRDSNGEVTFIVTRSEPVRVHPVEDAGDGEFYFLSNLDQNVAGIMKTVHLFAAATDRSTADVGRVLRDALAKVLVHFYPFSGSLTISPEGKLIVKCDGRGVPFVEAAAECDMEVVGDISIPDPEKLGKLVYVDPRAKNILQTPLLTVQVTRFECGGFVVGLAMNHCMADGISSVEFLQSWAETARNRRLSRAPFLDRTIQRARHPPKIEFPHHEFAELEDESNLTQLFESEPNRYRAFTFGSDELDRLKLMATVDGSCTCFVALSAFIWRSWTRALNMDPHQNTKLLFAVDVRRRFQPPLPVGFFGNGVVFGCCLCEAGELQDNPVSFAARLIQAAVRNTTDRFIRSAIDYFESNRARPSLTATLVITTWTKLKFMSSDFGWGEAVQSGPAELPHKVVVFLPQVNGMKSVTVVVGLPASSMKAFQEMLGL, encoded by the exons ATGGCAATCTCTTGTGTCGCATTGATC ATGGATAACAGAGATTCTAATGGTGAAGTCACGTTCATTGTAACGAGATCGGAGCCAGTGAGAGTGCACCCCGTTGAGGACGCCGGAGATGGCGAGTTCTACTTCCTGTCGAACTTAGATCAGAACGTTGCCGGGATCATGAAGACGGTGCACTTGTTCGCGGCGGCGACCGACAGGAGCACCGCCGACGTCGGCCGGGTTCTGAGAGACGCCCTAGCCAAGGTGCTGGTCCACTTTTACCCCTTCTCGGGGAGCCTCACCATCAGCCCGGAGGGGAAGCTCATCGTGAAGTGCGACGGGCGGGGTGTGCCGTTCGTGGAGGCGGCAGCGGAGTGCGACATGGAGGTGGTGGGGGACatctccatccctgatcctgagaAGCTTGGGAAGCTCGTCTACGTTGACCCTCGAGCCAAGAACATTTTGCAGACTCCTCTCCTCACTGTGCAG GTGACGAGATTCGAGTGCGGTGGGTTCGTCGTGGGACTTGCCATGAACCACTGCATGGCAGACGGGATATCAAGCGTCGAGTTCCTCCAGTCGTGGGCGGAGACGGCCCGCAACCGTCGCCTGTCCCGGGCCCCGTTCCTGGACCGTACTATACAACGAGCTCGTCACCCCCCAAAGATCGAGTTCCCCCACCACGAGTTCGCCGAGCTCGAGGACGAATCGAACCTAACGCAACTCTTCGAGTCCGAGCCAAACCGGTACCGGGCCTTCACCTTCGGCTCTGACGAGCTGGACCGGCTCAAGCTCATGGCCACCGTTGACGGATCCTGCACCTGCTTCGTGGCCCTCTCCGCCTTCATCTGGAGATCCTGGACACGGGCCCTTAACATGGACCCTCATCAGAACACCAAGCTTCTGTTCGCGGTCGACGTCCGGCGTCGGTTCCAGCCGCCGCTCCCGGTGGGGTTCTTCGGGAACGGGGTCGTGTTCGGCTGCTGCTTGTGCGAGGCCGGCGAGCTGCAGGACAACCCCGTCTCTTTCGCCGCCCGGTTGATCCAGGCCGCCGTGCGGAACACGACCGACCGGTTCATTCGGTCCGCGATCGATTACTTCGAGTCGAACCGGGCTAGACCGTCCCTGACCGCGACGCTGGTGATCACGACGTGGACCAAACTCAAGTTCATGAGCTCGGACTTCGGGTGGGGCGAGGCGGTTCAGTCCGGCCCGGCCGAGCTGCCGCACAAGGTGGTGGTGTTTCTTCCTCAGGTCAATGGAATGAAGAGTGTAACGGTGGTCGTGGGATTGCCAGCTTCATCTATGAAGGCCTTCCAAGAAATGTTGGGGCTGTAG
- the LOC135635829 gene encoding uncharacterized protein LOC135635829, with translation MRDGGDSLPSISATPKRPSPFPLLGKGRYKLWVCAAILLLALWSMLTGTVTLKWSIGGANSPSDAPVFGDLDVLEMEEREKVVRHMWDVYVHSRIARLPRFWQEAFEAAYEELAGDDPSSRDAATSEIARMSMRMADPEPNQDANNGEEEKNQRDGDGRPMPNSSSLKAQS, from the exons ATGAGAGACGGAGGCGATTCCCTGCCCTCGATCTCCGCGACCCCCAAGCGCCCCTCCCCCTTCCCTCTCTTAGGCAAGGGCCGGTACAAGCTGTGGGTCTGCGCCGCCATCCTCCTCCTCGCTCTCTGGTCCATGCTCACCGGCACCGTCACCCTAAAGTGGTCCATCGGCGGCGCCAACAGCCCCTCCGACGCTCCCGTATTTGGCGACCTCGACGTCCTG GAGATGGAGGAGAGGGAGAAGGTGGTGAGGCATATGTGGGACGTGTACGTCCACAGCCGCATTGCTCGGCTGCCGAGGTTCTGGCAGGAGGCTTTCGAGGCGGCGTACGAGGAGCTCGCTGGCGACGATCCCTCGTCCAGGGACGCCGCCACGTCCGAGATTGCAAGGATGTCGATGAGAATGGCGGATCCTGAGCCCAATCAAGATGCCAAC AATGGCGAAGAGGAGAAGAATCAAAGGGACGGAGATGGCAGGCCAATGCCGAACTCCTCATCACTGAAAGCTCAATCATAA
- the LOC135634905 gene encoding deoxyuridine 5'-triphosphate nucleotidohydrolase-like: protein MGSGNAGIQEPSPELQKVDQNGTPRQGEGLLPTHYLPLLKVKKLSDKAVLPSRASPLSAGYDLSSAVETKVPARGKALVPTDLSIAIPDGTYARIAPRSGLAWKHSIDVGAGVIDADYRGPLGVVLFNFSDVDFEVKEGDRIAQLIIERIMTPEVLQVDDLDSTARGVGGFGSTGV from the exons ATGGGAAGCGGCAACGCCGGCATCCAAGAGCCGTCTCCCGAGCTTCAGAAGGTGGATCAGAATGGCACCCCTCGACAGGGAGAAGGCCTACTTCCGACCCACTATCTCCCGCTTCTTAAGGTCAAGAAGCTCTCCGACAAGGCCGTCTTGCCTTCAAGAGCTTCCCCTCTATCAGCCGGTTATGATCTCTCCAG TGCGGTGGAAACGAAGGTCCCGGCCCGGGGAAAAGCTCTGGTGCCCACCGATCTTAGCATTGCCATTCCTGATGGAACTTACGCTCGCATCG CTCCTCGGTCCGGATTAGCTTGGAAGCACTCGATTGACGTGGGAGCAGGCGTGATCGATGCAGATTACAGAGGGCCACTGGGCGTCGTTCTGTTCAATTTCTCGGATGTGGATTTCGAGGTGAAGGAGGGCGATCGGATTGCGCAGCTGATCATCGAGAGGATCATGACGCCGGAGGTCCTCCAGGTCGATGATTTGGACTCCACTGCTAGGGGCGTGGGAGGGTTTGGGTCTACTGGAGTCTGA
- the LOC135636713 gene encoding glycine-rich RNA-binding protein 10-like has protein sequence MAASDVEFRCFVGGLAWATDDASLERAFSTYGDIVESKIINDRETGRSRGFGFVTFRDEQSMRDAIKGMNGQTLDGRNITVNEAQNRRSDGGFRSGGGGYGGGGGFRSGGGGYGGGGGFRSGGGGGGYGGGGGGYGGGGGGRRDGGGGYGRDRGYGGGSSDGYWRS, from the exons ATGGCGGCTTCCGACGTCGAGTTCCGCTGCTTCGTAGGCGGGCTCGCCTGGGCTACCGACGACGCCTCCCTTGAGCGGGCTTTCAGCACCTACGGCGACATCGTCGAGTCTAAG ATCATCAACGACCGAGAGACGGGGAGGTCGAGGGGCTTCGGGTTCGTCACCTTCCGCGACGAGCAGTCGATGAGGGACGCCATCAAGGGGATGAACGGCCAGACCCTTGACGGCCGGAACATCACAGTAAACGAGGCCCAGAACCGACGGAGCGATGGTGGATTCCGCAGCGGAGGTGGTGGgtacggcggcggcggaggctttCGCAGCGGAGGCGGTGGGTACGGCGGCGGCGGAGGTTttcgcagcggcggcggcggcggcgggtacggcggcggcggcggcgggtacggcggcggcggcggcggtcgcCGTGACGGAGGCGGTGGGTACGGCCGCGACCGCGGGTACGGCGGTGGATCGTCGGATGGGTACTGGAGGAGCTAA